CCACCTACGGTTAAAAAAAGTGTTGGTTTGACTAGTCCGTGTGCCAGCGCGTAAAAGCCCCCAACTTCAGGTGCGGCGAGAATCCAGCCTATCTGTGACAGCGAACTCAACGCTAATATGCGCTTGGTATCTGTTTCGAAGATTGCGTAGATCACTCCTAGCAGCACTGCTCCAACTCCAAAGATTCTGACGATTGTATCAATCTCATCGGACATCAGAGCGTAACGCAGCAGTGGAAAGAGCCCAGCTTTTCCCACGATTCCTGACAGCAATGCTGATACTGGCGTTGCCGATTCTGCATAGGTTAGCGGCAACCACATTCCCGATAAAAAAACTCCTCCTTTGGTCAAGAGTCCCACTAAAATTAGAGTAAGTGCCTCAATTGGTGCGTTGCCTAACCCTGCAAACGCAAACGAATGATTTGCTCGGTAAACCAACACTGCACCCACCAGATAAAACAGCATGGCTGTGTTGCTGACAAACAGATAGCGCAAGCCAACCCACAGCGAGCGTTCGGTTCGGGGGTAAGCAATCAACAGAAACGCCGCAATTCCTA
This genomic interval from Chroococcidiopsis sp. TS-821 contains the following:
- a CDS encoding cation:proton antiporter, yielding GIAAFLLIAYPRTERSLWVGLRYLFVSNTAMLFYLVGAVLVYRANHSFAFAGLGNAPIEALTLILVGLLTKGGVFLSGMWLPLTYAESATPVSALLSGIVGKAGLFPLLRYALMSDEIDTIVRIFGVGAVLLGVIYAIFETDTKRILALSSLSQIGWILAAPEVGGFYALAHGLVKPTLFLTVGGLPSRNIKELQQQPFNTSLWIVLVVASLSISGFPFLVGFGAKISTLDNVLPWQTIVMNVAAVGTAIVYARFIFLPHHKQAGQEVEFGFWAAVIVLIGGLIGANAFYFEAYTVANTVKALAIVAAGWLAYGLIFKRSALRLPRVLEQFEHLIGGMSLILILLFWMIFTRLDLSI